The following are encoded together in the Oceanobacillus zhaokaii genome:
- a CDS encoding 3-hydroxyacyl-CoA dehydrogenase/enoyl-CoA hydratase family protein: MKQSIMRAAVLGSGVMGSGIAAHLANVGIQVLMLDIVPETLTDAEQQKGLTLEDSAVRNRVAATSKQLLLKQKPSPITSKKSLELITVGNFEDDMEKIADVDWVIEVVTEKLEIKKQVFKNVEKHRQKGTIISSNTSGISVEQMVEDCSDEFKKHFLGTHFFNPPRYLKLLEVIPTRYTSPEIIAFMKTFGEDVLGKGVVIAKDTPNFIANRIGTYGLLVTVREMLRGGYSVGEVDSVTGPLIGRPKSATFRTLDVVGLDTFIHVANNVYDHVEGEEQDVFEIPAFMKEMNDRGWLGSKSGKGFYQKEAGVIYELNPETLEYEERKSLSTAATELAKQEKGSHRKLKALIKAEGDRAGNFIWSITKPVLIYSAELLGEIADNIPAIDRAMKWGFGWEAGPFEIWDQIGVRISVARMQAEGLTIPNWVLHFLEDGNETFYKQENGKISYYDTGEFKKQELNKKVINLQLLKQANPVIKQNSGASLVDLGDGVALLEFHSKSNAIGLDIIQMVNYAIDEVANNYEGLVIGNQGKNFCIGANLALMLMEAQDDNFDELDMVIRGFQSMAMNIKYAVKPVVTAPFNMTLGGGAEVTLPAAAIQASSETYIGLVEFGVGLIPGGGGTKELYLKELRNLPKDVHFDLTKVANNVFEKVATAKVSTSAAEAFESGFLGAGDSVTANPDHLLHDAKEKVLGLARTGYRAPLPEKIPVVGDAGYAAMLMGAKTLRYGGYASDHDVKIAEKLAYVLSGGRMKEGTLLDEQVMLDLEREAFLSLIGEPLTQARMQHMLLKGKALRN, translated from the coding sequence ATGAAGCAATCGATCATGCGTGCAGCTGTTTTAGGTTCGGGTGTAATGGGTTCGGGAATTGCTGCCCATTTAGCAAATGTAGGCATACAAGTATTGATGCTTGATATCGTACCGGAAACATTGACAGATGCAGAACAACAAAAAGGACTGACATTGGAAGATAGCGCCGTGAGGAACAGGGTCGCGGCTACAAGTAAGCAATTATTGCTAAAGCAAAAACCATCACCAATAACTTCTAAGAAGAGTTTAGAACTTATTACCGTGGGAAATTTTGAAGATGATATGGAAAAAATAGCTGATGTGGATTGGGTAATTGAGGTTGTTACGGAGAAGTTAGAAATTAAGAAGCAGGTTTTTAAAAACGTAGAAAAGCATCGCCAAAAAGGAACAATTATAAGCTCCAATACTTCTGGCATCTCAGTAGAGCAAATGGTAGAGGATTGCTCTGACGAATTTAAGAAGCATTTCCTTGGTACACATTTCTTTAATCCACCACGATACTTAAAATTATTGGAAGTTATTCCAACGAGGTATACGAGCCCAGAGATCATAGCATTTATGAAAACCTTTGGTGAGGATGTTCTTGGAAAAGGTGTTGTTATTGCTAAAGATACTCCTAATTTTATTGCGAACCGAATTGGTACGTATGGACTGCTTGTTACCGTAAGAGAAATGTTAAGAGGGGGCTATAGTGTTGGTGAGGTTGACTCTGTAACTGGGCCCTTAATTGGGCGTCCAAAAAGTGCGACGTTCCGCACGCTGGATGTCGTAGGTTTAGATACCTTTATACATGTAGCAAACAATGTTTATGATCATGTAGAAGGTGAAGAGCAGGATGTCTTCGAAATTCCAGCGTTTATGAAGGAAATGAATGACAGAGGCTGGCTCGGTTCGAAAAGTGGTAAAGGATTCTATCAGAAAGAAGCTGGTGTCATTTATGAATTAAACCCAGAGACATTAGAATATGAAGAGCGGAAATCACTTTCAACAGCAGCAACTGAGCTGGCTAAGCAAGAAAAAGGATCACACCGCAAATTGAAAGCGCTTATAAAAGCGGAAGGTGACCGTGCGGGTAACTTCATCTGGTCAATCACTAAACCTGTGCTCATCTATTCTGCTGAATTACTTGGTGAAATTGCCGATAACATTCCAGCAATTGACAGGGCAATGAAATGGGGATTCGGCTGGGAGGCAGGTCCGTTTGAAATATGGGATCAGATTGGAGTTAGAATATCAGTTGCTAGAATGCAAGCGGAAGGGCTAACCATCCCGAATTGGGTGCTGCATTTTCTAGAAGATGGTAACGAAACCTTTTACAAACAAGAAAACGGCAAAATCAGTTATTACGATACTGGTGAATTTAAAAAACAAGAACTTAATAAGAAAGTGATTAACCTGCAGCTTTTAAAACAAGCAAATCCTGTTATTAAACAAAATAGTGGTGCAAGTTTAGTAGATTTAGGTGATGGTGTTGCTCTTTTAGAGTTCCATTCGAAAAGCAATGCAATCGGTCTTGATATTATTCAAATGGTAAATTATGCAATCGATGAGGTAGCTAATAATTATGAAGGTCTGGTAATCGGTAACCAAGGAAAAAACTTCTGTATCGGTGCGAACCTAGCGCTAATGTTAATGGAAGCGCAGGATGATAACTTCGATGAATTAGACATGGTTATTCGCGGTTTCCAAAGCATGGCCATGAATATTAAATATGCCGTAAAGCCGGTAGTCACTGCACCATTTAATATGACCCTTGGAGGCGGCGCAGAGGTTACCTTGCCAGCCGCAGCAATTCAAGCATCTTCAGAAACGTATATTGGACTCGTTGAATTTGGCGTTGGCCTAATTCCTGGTGGGGGCGGAACAAAAGAGCTCTACTTAAAGGAACTTCGAAATTTGCCAAAAGATGTACATTTTGACTTAACGAAGGTCGCAAATAATGTGTTTGAAAAAGTTGCTACGGCTAAGGTCTCGACTTCTGCTGCGGAAGCTTTTGAGAGCGGATTCTTAGGAGCGGGTGACAGTGTTACTGCAAACCCTGACCATTTATTACATGATGCAAAAGAAAAAGTATTGGGGCTTGCTAGAACAGGGTATCGTGCTCCCCTTCCAGAGAAAATCCCAGTAGTCGGCGACGCGGGATATGCAGCAATGCTTATGGGCGCGAAAACATTAAGATATGGTGGATATGCATCCGATCATGATGTGAAAATTGCGGAAAAACTTGCTTACGTTCTCTCAGGCGGGCGAATGAAAGAAGGTACGTTACTCGACGAACAAGTGATGTTGGATCTTGAACGAGAGGCATTCTTAAGTCTGATTGGTGAACCACTTACCCAA
- a CDS encoding metal ABC transporter solute-binding protein, Zn/Mn family gives MKLSYKLIPFLIIGLIAAGCTSASDDAKSSNDNLIVYTTIYPIQYILEQIGGDSLTAESVYPPGADAHTYEPTSKEMTDIAKSDAFIYLGAGMESFAEATAEALEKQDVSLIEIGAHEELFSSSGTAEHDHESEHDHEDGHDHGDQDPHIWIDPLRMIEIAEIIKDELITLNPDEEAVYTENFAGLKESMLQLDQQFTETLEPKENKKILVSHAAFGYWEERYGIEQISVNGISSGSEPSQKELTEIIDQAKEYNLDYILFEQNTSNRVSEVIQNEIGAEMLTIHNLSILTDEDIANDEDYLSLMTYNLNILDQATK, from the coding sequence ATGAAACTTTCATACAAATTAATACCATTTCTAATTATTGGTTTGATTGCTGCCGGTTGTACGTCAGCAAGTGACGATGCCAAGTCCAGCAATGATAATTTAATAGTCTATACAACGATTTACCCGATTCAGTATATCCTCGAACAAATTGGCGGGGATAGCCTTACAGCAGAGTCCGTTTATCCCCCAGGCGCAGATGCACATACTTATGAGCCCACTTCAAAGGAAATGACGGACATTGCTAAGAGTGATGCCTTTATTTATTTAGGTGCCGGTATGGAAAGCTTCGCTGAGGCTACTGCAGAGGCTTTAGAAAAACAGGATGTATCATTGATCGAAATTGGTGCACATGAAGAACTTTTCAGCTCATCAGGTACTGCTGAACACGACCATGAAAGTGAGCACGATCATGAAGATGGGCACGATCATGGCGACCAAGACCCCCATATATGGATTGATCCATTACGAATGATAGAAATTGCTGAAATTATTAAAGATGAACTTATTACTTTGAATCCTGATGAGGAAGCAGTCTATACAGAGAATTTTGCTGGATTAAAAGAAAGCATGCTCCAATTGGATCAACAATTTACCGAAACGCTTGAACCAAAAGAGAACAAAAAAATCTTAGTTTCCCATGCTGCATTTGGATATTGGGAAGAGCGTTATGGTATTGAACAAATATCGGTTAACGGAATATCCTCTGGCAGTGAACCATCTCAGAAGGAATTAACAGAAATCATTGATCAGGCAAAAGAATACAATCTTGATTATATTCTTTTTGAACAAAACACCTCAAATCGTGTATCGGAAGTTATTCAAAATGAAATAGGTGCTGAAATGTTAACCATCCACAATTTATCTATTTTAACCGATGAAGATATTGCAAATGATGAGGACTATCTTTCTTTAATGACTTATAATTTAAATATTCTGGATCAAGCTACTAAATAA
- a CDS encoding metal ABC transporter ATP-binding protein — MKEPIISMENISYAYDSKTVLDQINLEIPQGSFMGLIGPNGGGKTTLIKLILGLLKPDEGSIKLFGEQMDKFKDRNKIGFVSQKANAFNRGFPATVFEVVSTGLTAKVGYFKFFNQKHKAKILQAIEQVDMLDYAYRNIGDLSGGQQQRIFIARSLVNDPELLILDEPTVGIDSENVKRFYDLLHQLHDKRNISLLLVTHDTGTMTEHATDIVCLNKTLHFHGKSEEFTSLSEYDLSNIYGHALNIVTHNH, encoded by the coding sequence ATGAAAGAACCAATTATCTCGATGGAAAATATTAGTTATGCATACGATAGTAAAACAGTGTTAGACCAGATTAACTTAGAAATCCCACAAGGATCTTTCATGGGATTAATCGGACCGAATGGTGGAGGGAAAACGACATTAATTAAACTCATCTTAGGCTTGCTAAAACCAGATGAAGGCTCCATTAAGCTTTTCGGTGAGCAGATGGATAAATTTAAGGATAGAAATAAAATTGGTTTTGTCTCGCAAAAAGCCAATGCATTTAATCGTGGCTTCCCTGCCACCGTATTTGAGGTTGTTTCAACAGGTCTGACAGCGAAAGTAGGCTACTTTAAATTTTTCAATCAGAAGCATAAAGCAAAAATTCTTCAAGCAATTGAGCAAGTAGACATGCTCGATTATGCTTATCGAAATATTGGCGACCTGTCAGGTGGTCAACAGCAACGAATTTTTATTGCAAGATCGCTTGTTAACGATCCAGAATTGCTAATTTTGGATGAGCCTACTGTTGGAATTGATAGCGAGAATGTAAAACGGTTTTATGATTTACTGCATCAATTACATGATAAACGGAATATCTCTTTACTACTTGTCACACATGACACAGGTACGATGACAGAGCATGCGACAGACATCGTTTGTTTAAATAAAACCTTACATTTCCATGGGAAATCTGAGGAATTCACATCCCTGTCTGAATATGATTTATCCAATATTTACGGACACGCGTTAAATATTGTCACCCACAATCACTAA
- a CDS encoding metal ABC transporter permease, which yields MLADILQYDFLRYTFITGILIGIIAPLLGTFIVVRRLSLIADALSHVTLGGIAFGLMLEKLFAIVFNPLLSGLAFSVVGSVLIEKLRGVYKAYQEIAIPIIMSAGVGLSIIFISIADGFNTDLLNYLFGSVSAVSQSDFFMILGISIFVILVITLFYKELFTLSFDEEYASISGIHAKRIHLLFIILTALVIGSSIQIVGVLLVSALMTLPVAAAMRIAKGFKQMMFLSIIFGELAVIIGLISGYYLSIPPGGTIVMVAIVILLLTIGIKKVNLFKKVREA from the coding sequence ATGCTAGCAGATATTTTACAATATGATTTTTTAAGGTATACATTTATAACAGGGATACTAATTGGCATCATTGCGCCATTACTAGGTACATTTATTGTTGTTAGACGGCTATCTTTAATTGCGGATGCACTTTCCCATGTAACATTAGGTGGGATTGCTTTCGGACTAATGCTTGAGAAATTATTCGCGATTGTATTCAATCCACTATTAAGCGGACTTGCATTTTCCGTAGTAGGCTCCGTTTTAATTGAAAAGCTACGTGGCGTATACAAAGCATACCAAGAAATCGCGATCCCAATTATCATGTCAGCTGGTGTTGGTCTGAGTATCATTTTCATTTCTATTGCCGATGGATTTAATACCGATTTACTTAATTATTTATTTGGGTCTGTTTCCGCAGTAAGCCAAAGTGATTTTTTTATGATCCTTGGGATTTCCATATTTGTAATTCTTGTCATTACACTATTTTACAAGGAGCTCTTTACCCTCTCCTTCGATGAAGAATATGCGTCAATTTCGGGTATTCATGCAAAACGAATCCATTTATTGTTTATTATTTTAACTGCACTTGTTATAGGGTCATCGATACAAATTGTTGGAGTTTTATTGGTTTCCGCTTTAATGACTTTGCCTGTTGCAGCAGCTATGCGAATCGCAAAAGGATTTAAGCAAATGATGTTCCTTTCTATTATATTTGGGGAACTAGCAGTTATTATCGGATTAATCTCTGGCTATTATTTGAGTATCCCACCAGGCGGTACAATTGTAATGGTCGCCATTGTAATTTTATTACTTACCATCGGGATTAAGAAGGTTAACTTATTTAAAAAGGTGCGTGAAGCTTAA
- a CDS encoding Fur family transcriptional regulator, with translation MNIEEAIDLLKSKGYKATGRRKDILSYFNEADGYRTAKDLISHLEESYDGISFDTIYRNLHLYHEVGILESTELNGEKLFRMNCTHHHHHHFICNECGKTKEIDVCPMDELLGTLSNYEIEGHKFEIYGLCPGCKGA, from the coding sequence ATGAATATAGAAGAAGCTATCGATCTCTTAAAGAGCAAAGGATATAAAGCAACTGGTAGAAGAAAGGATATTTTATCTTATTTCAATGAAGCAGATGGCTACCGGACTGCGAAGGACTTAATTAGTCATTTAGAAGAAAGCTATGACGGCATTAGCTTTGATACAATCTATCGTAATTTACATTTATACCATGAAGTCGGAATTCTAGAATCAACGGAACTAAATGGCGAGAAGCTATTCAGGATGAACTGCACCCATCACCACCATCATCATTTTATTTGTAATGAATGTGGAAAAACAAAAGAAATTGATGTATGCCCGATGGATGAATTGCTAGGTACCCTTTCAAACTATGAAATTGAAGGACATAAATTTGAAATCTATGGACTCTGTCCAGGTTGCAAAGGGGCATGA
- a CDS encoding fluoride efflux transporter FluC → MSFLMNHDVIKKNFSSELFTAITVGIIGSFTTFSTFAVETIQLATSSLGLAITYILISVLGGLICCFLGYMTATRRQVSR, encoded by the coding sequence CTGAGCTTTTTAATGAATCATGATGTAATTAAGAAAAATTTTTCATCTGAACTCTTTACTGCAATAACGGTAGGGATCATTGGATCATTTACAACATTCTCTACTTTTGCAGTAGAGACCATTCAATTAGCAACTTCTAGTCTCGGCTTAGCAATTACCTATATTTTGATCAGCGTACTTGGCGGACTAATTTGCTGCTTCTTAGGATACATGACAGCAACTAGAAGGCAGGTTTCCAGATGA
- the crcB gene encoding fluoride efflux transporter CrcB, with protein MNILLVALGGFFGSITRYYISIKTEKRLIGTWIANITGSITLGFLLHFHIAGTTPEWLWLLVGVGFCGAYTTFSTFGNETLNLFLDKKYGTAIFYSLSTVITALIIVYFIMKIL; from the coding sequence ATGAATATTTTGCTTGTAGCTTTAGGTGGATTTTTCGGAAGTATTACTCGCTATTATATTTCTATAAAAACAGAAAAACGATTAATTGGTACATGGATTGCTAATATAACTGGATCGATTACCTTGGGATTCCTTTTGCATTTCCACATAGCTGGAACAACACCGGAGTGGCTTTGGCTTCTTGTCGGTGTCGGATTTTGTGGTGCATACACGACATTCTCTACATTCGGAAATGAAACATTGAATTTATTTCTAGATAAAAAATATGGAACAGCCATTTTCTATAGTCTAAGTACTGTAATAACTGCTCTTATCATCGTATACTTCATCATGAAAATCCTTTGA
- a CDS encoding SH3 domain-containing protein — MKKHKGLYIFILTIIALAFIVFVAFMQHNFNNPDFSASGTDPVATDTASSKDSGKAESTANEQKEKKENNDEDTVNEEDEQAENEGEEDTDTTTPSIQYVNLDLLTVRSEPDLESKIVGYVTKNQEVEVENINNPDGFVKVTTDEFTGYVKDKFLDPEESE; from the coding sequence ATGAAAAAACATAAAGGTCTTTATATTTTCATTTTAACAATTATCGCATTAGCATTTATTGTATTTGTTGCGTTCATGCAGCATAACTTCAATAATCCCGACTTCTCAGCATCGGGCACTGATCCAGTTGCAACCGATACAGCGAGCTCGAAAGACAGTGGGAAAGCAGAATCCACAGCAAATGAGCAAAAGGAAAAAAAGGAAAACAACGATGAGGATACTGTGAATGAGGAAGATGAACAAGCAGAAAATGAAGGCGAAGAAGATACTGACACGACTACCCCTTCCATCCAATACGTTAATCTTGATTTATTAACTGTTCGGAGTGAACCAGACTTAGAATCTAAAATAGTGGGTTATGTGACGAAGAATCAGGAAGTAGAAGTTGAGAATATAAATAATCCGGATGGTTTTGTAAAAGTGACGACAGATGAATTTACGGGTTATGTGAAAGACAAATTTTTAGATCCAGAAGAATCAGAATAG
- a CDS encoding GNAT family N-acetyltransferase has translation MKYRKANINDIDKLIDLRKRQLVDEGIEPNIDINSELNVFFHNKLSDGSLIQLIVEDNEDIIACGAIIYYEFPPTYTNKSGKKAYITNMFTKEDYRGQGIATKLLTKLVDEAKDSGISKIWLGASKLGRPVYKKFGFVETEEWLELNI, from the coding sequence GTGAAATATCGTAAAGCAAATATTAATGATATTGATAAATTGATTGACTTAAGGAAAAGGCAATTAGTGGATGAGGGGATAGAACCTAATATAGACATCAATTCGGAGCTAAATGTATTCTTTCATAACAAACTAAGTGATGGCTCTTTAATTCAGTTGATAGTTGAAGATAATGAAGATATTATTGCCTGTGGTGCAATCATCTATTATGAATTTCCGCCTACTTATACCAATAAAAGTGGTAAAAAGGCTTATATTACTAACATGTTTACTAAAGAGGATTACCGTGGGCAGGGGATAGCTACGAAGTTATTGACTAAATTAGTCGATGAAGCCAAGGATTCAGGTATTTCAAAAATATGGCTTGGTGCTTCAAAGTTAGGTAGACCAGTATATAAAAAGTTTGGTTTTGTAGAAACTGAGGAATGGTTGGAATTAAATATATAA
- a CDS encoding GNAT family N-acetyltransferase: MKQLRMHLDVNTYLDLVNEAREKDNYHMFVLIDENEIVAVTGFKPMITLYYGRFVWVCDLVTDVSKRSKGYGEQLLAYVHQWAKEHNYDSVALSSGLQRKDAHHFYENKMNYEKVSYVFKKPLV, from the coding sequence ATGAAGCAGTTACGTATGCATCTCGATGTGAATACATATCTTGATTTAGTAAATGAGGCTAGGGAAAAGGATAATTATCATATGTTTGTCTTAATTGATGAAAATGAAATTGTTGCAGTAACTGGATTTAAGCCAATGATTACACTCTACTATGGCAGATTTGTATGGGTTTGTGATTTGGTTACAGATGTAAGTAAACGTTCCAAGGGATACGGTGAACAATTGCTTGCATACGTCCATCAATGGGCAAAAGAACATAATTATGATAGTGTTGCGCTATCATCGGGCTTACAAAGAAAAGATGCGCATCATTTTTATGAAAATAAAATGAACTATGAAAAAGTAAGCTATGTCTTTAAAAAGCCACTGGTATAA
- a CDS encoding hemolysin family protein → MDIATLWNLIAVAILLMFTAFFVMAEFAIVKVRSTQLEPHIENGNKRAVYAKQVVTHLDEYLSACQLGITITALGIGRLAEPTFEKMLHPLIGQLPISGALITTFSIAISFLFATFLHVVVGELAPKTLAIQKAEQVTLWTARPLMWFYRLLYPFIWLLNGSARLLTRAFGLNPMAGHEESHSEEELRLILADSYENGEINQSEMMYVNNIFEFDERVTREIMVPRTEIVCFYLEDSFDVNIDITRTGQFTRYPVADEDKDNIIGLVNLKEIFTAQIDDDKPLTIEKFIRPIIHVSEATPIKELLLKMQKDRIHMAIVNDEYGGTAGLVTVEDILEEIVGEIQDEFDVNEIPMIDIVDEETTVVSGKLQLDEVNERLGITIEDEEVDTIGGWVFTNNLDAKEGTTIDHEGYQFIIDEMEGYQIKKVKIVKA, encoded by the coding sequence TTGGACATAGCGACCCTATGGAATTTAATAGCAGTCGCCATACTGTTAATGTTTACGGCTTTTTTTGTTATGGCAGAATTTGCAATCGTTAAGGTGCGAAGTACACAGCTTGAACCTCATATTGAAAATGGTAATAAAAGAGCAGTATATGCGAAGCAAGTGGTGACCCATCTTGACGAATATCTATCAGCTTGTCAATTAGGAATAACGATTACTGCACTCGGTATTGGTCGATTGGCCGAACCTACATTTGAGAAAATGCTTCATCCTCTTATAGGACAATTGCCGATAAGTGGTGCATTAATAACGACATTTTCAATTGCTATCTCGTTCTTGTTTGCAACTTTTCTTCATGTTGTTGTAGGGGAGCTTGCCCCAAAGACATTAGCGATTCAAAAGGCCGAGCAAGTGACACTTTGGACAGCAAGACCATTAATGTGGTTCTATCGACTGTTATACCCGTTTATTTGGCTATTAAATGGTTCAGCAAGGCTCCTAACACGTGCTTTTGGTTTAAACCCGATGGCAGGCCATGAGGAATCACATAGTGAAGAAGAATTACGCTTAATCTTGGCTGACAGTTATGAAAATGGTGAAATCAATCAATCAGAAATGATGTATGTAAACAATATTTTTGAATTTGATGAGAGAGTAACAAGAGAAATAATGGTTCCACGTACCGAAATTGTTTGCTTTTATTTAGAAGATAGTTTTGATGTGAACATTGATATTACTCGTACAGGCCAATTTACAAGATATCCAGTTGCGGATGAAGATAAGGATAATATTATTGGTTTAGTAAATTTAAAAGAAATATTTACTGCACAAATTGATGATGATAAACCACTCACAATTGAGAAATTCATTCGTCCAATAATTCATGTATCGGAAGCAACCCCTATCAAAGAGCTTTTGCTTAAGATGCAGAAAGATCGTATTCATATGGCAATTGTCAACGATGAATACGGAGGAACTGCAGGGCTTGTAACTGTTGAAGATATTTTAGAAGAAATCGTTGGAGAAATACAGGATGAATTTGATGTCAATGAAATTCCGATGATTGATATCGTTGATGAGGAAACAACCGTAGTTTCTGGTAAATTACAATTAGACGAGGTAAATGAACGATTAGGCATTACGATCGAGGATGAAGAAGTGGATACAATCGGTGGCTGGGTGTTTACGAATAACCTGGACGCAAAAGAAGGTACAACAATTGATCACGAAGGATACCAGTTCATTATTGATGAGATGGAAGGCTATCAAATTAAAAAGGTTAAAATTGTGAAAGCCTAA
- a CDS encoding YitT family protein, with protein MLRKAVSIIVGSLCIAIGVNYFVIPYHLLDGGIIGIGLILNYTFGIQPGLAIILISIPLYILAFFSNRNYFYNGIHGLLISSLLIDFFHFISLWNTGAMPILISALIAGLFIGTGIGIMLMNKISTGGTDLLALIVSNITKINPGIFIFIIDCFVLLIGWFVIPEVTFFYSCIMVLTIDCTTYLLLKKFPSSRSN; from the coding sequence GTGCTAAGAAAAGCCGTATCAATTATCGTCGGAAGTCTCTGTATTGCCATTGGTGTAAATTATTTTGTTATTCCATACCATCTGCTTGATGGAGGAATAATCGGGATCGGATTAATTCTAAATTATACATTTGGAATTCAACCAGGATTAGCTATTATTTTAATAAGTATTCCATTATATATTCTCGCCTTTTTTAGTAATAGAAATTATTTTTATAATGGAATTCACGGATTGCTTATCTCGTCACTGCTAATCGACTTTTTTCATTTTATTTCGTTATGGAATACAGGAGCAATGCCAATATTAATTAGTGCACTTATTGCTGGATTATTTATTGGTACAGGGATTGGCATTATGTTAATGAACAAAATTAGTACAGGCGGTACAGATCTATTAGCATTAATCGTATCCAACATAACAAAAATTAACCCTGGAATATTCATCTTTATCATTGATTGTTTCGTCTTATTAATTGGCTGGTTTGTCATACCAGAAGTAACCTTTTTCTATTCCTGTATTATGGTTCTTACGATTGATTGCACTACATATTTATTGTTAAAGAAATTCCCGAGCAGTCGTAGCAATTAA
- a CDS encoding NlpC/P60 family protein, whose product MNKVLITVTAAAVVGIGSSFFGAQTTHAETIGELEAKQTQIQDDRNELKANLSDAEADIADVLIELEELNKEIIKVNDALKENNNMISQTGTDMKAKESEVEKLEEEILELEAAIEKRFDILKERAISYQKSGGNISYLEVIFGSQTFGDFLSRVSAVNKIAESDAALMEKQESDKKEVEEKQNTVLDKLEELNSLKVELEGMQAVIEEQKKDNEDKKAQLKNKETELATMVADLKIKDSNLASLEAEVKQTIETATQPAVVVATQPKVNKESANQTEESQTKEKSTTKQETNKTNKTNDTPSRSTGGGNIDIAINAGFAHLGTPYVWGGKGPGGFDCSGFVSWAFAQAGISIPSSTAALQSTGTKVSASNMQPGDIVFFDTYKTNGHVGIYLGGGKFIGSQNSGLGVADMTSGYWKDVFSGHVRSVVR is encoded by the coding sequence TTGAACAAAGTATTGATTACAGTAACCGCAGCAGCTGTGGTTGGTATTGGCAGTTCCTTTTTTGGGGCACAAACTACTCATGCTGAAACCATAGGTGAATTAGAAGCAAAACAAACGCAAATTCAAGACGATCGTAATGAACTAAAAGCTAATCTGTCGGATGCAGAAGCAGATATTGCAGATGTCTTGATTGAACTTGAAGAATTAAATAAAGAAATTATAAAGGTCAATGATGCATTAAAAGAAAATAATAATATGATTAGTCAAACTGGTACTGATATGAAAGCGAAGGAATCCGAAGTTGAAAAACTTGAAGAGGAAATCTTAGAGTTAGAAGCTGCAATTGAAAAACGTTTTGATATTCTAAAAGAACGTGCAATTTCCTACCAAAAATCAGGTGGCAATATCAGCTATTTAGAAGTAATCTTTGGTTCACAGACTTTCGGGGACTTTTTAAGCCGTGTATCAGCAGTAAATAAAATTGCTGAATCTGACGCAGCATTAATGGAAAAACAAGAAAGCGATAAGAAAGAAGTAGAAGAAAAGCAGAACACTGTATTAGATAAACTAGAAGAATTAAATAGCTTAAAAGTAGAGCTAGAAGGTATGCAAGCTGTAATTGAAGAGCAAAAAAAAGACAACGAAGATAAGAAAGCTCAATTAAAAAATAAAGAAACTGAGTTAGCTACAATGGTAGCTGATCTTAAAATAAAAGATAGTAATCTAGCTTCACTAGAAGCTGAAGTGAAACAAACTATTGAAACTGCTACACAACCAGCAGTAGTAGTTGCAACTCAACCTAAGGTTAATAAAGAATCAGCAAACCAAACAGAAGAGAGTCAAACTAAAGAAAAATCTACTACGAAACAAGAAACAAACAAAACAAACAAAACAAACGATACACCGTCACGTTCAACAGGTGGTGGAAATATTGATATAGCAATCAACGCTGGATTTGCTCACCTTGGCACGCCATATGTATGGGGTGGTAAGGGACCAGGCGGCTTTGACTGTTCCGGATTTGTATCATGGGCATTTGCACAAGCAGGAATTTCAATTCCATCAAGTACTGCAGCTCTACAAAGCACAGGAACTAAAGTTTCAGCAAGTAACATGCAACCGGGAGATATCGTATTCTTTGATACGTATAAAACAAACGGTCATGTAGGCATCTACCTTGGTGGCGGTAAATTTATCGGATCACAAAATTCTGGATTAGGTGTAGCAGATATGACATCTGGTTATTGGAAAGATGTTTTCTCAGGTCATGTACGTAGTGTAGTAAGATAA